A window of the Nitrospirota bacterium genome harbors these coding sequences:
- a CDS encoding IS110 family transposase encodes MKLYCGIDLHSTNSYVVVVSEDSKIVLRHKFPNHKDKLISALAPYKEQMIGVAIESTYNWYWLVDAMMEEGYKVHLANPAAMKQYQGIKHLDDKQDAIWLAHLLRLGILPEGYIYPRESRALRDLLRQRSRLVVHKTSMKHTLQQVFCNQTGMVLTNTSLTRLNAESLETVLREEDLVYNGRSQLMAIDFLGEQVKEIERYIEKKMDGKYPFSHLRTIPGIGLILGLTIALETGPIERFDSASSYASYCRCVPTAYWSNEKQKGSGNKKNGNKYLSWAYSEAANFSIRYCKEVKAYYQRKCAKTCQPVAYRAVANKLAKACYYLMKNKVSFDVQRAFSS; translated from the coding sequence ATAGTTCTACGCCACAAATTCCCAAATCATAAAGATAAGCTCATTTCTGCGCTTGCTCCGTATAAAGAACAGATGATAGGTGTTGCAATCGAGTCTACATACAATTGGTATTGGCTGGTGGATGCGATGATGGAAGAAGGGTACAAAGTCCACTTGGCGAATCCCGCGGCGATGAAGCAATATCAGGGGATAAAACATCTAGATGACAAACAGGATGCGATTTGGCTGGCTCATTTGTTGCGGTTAGGCATTCTTCCAGAAGGATACATTTATCCAAGAGAAAGCAGAGCTCTTCGAGATTTACTTCGGCAACGGAGCCGGTTGGTTGTCCACAAGACTTCCATGAAACATACCCTGCAGCAGGTGTTTTGCAATCAAACGGGGATGGTTTTAACGAATACGTCCCTGACACGACTTAACGCAGAATCTCTTGAAACGGTTTTGAGGGAAGAAGATTTAGTTTATAACGGACGAAGCCAATTAATGGCCATTGATTTCTTAGGTGAGCAGGTCAAGGAGATTGAACGATATATCGAGAAAAAGATGGATGGGAAATATCCCTTTAGTCACCTGAGGACCATTCCGGGAATTGGGTTGATATTAGGCCTGACCATTGCTTTGGAAACGGGTCCTATTGAACGATTTGATTCTGCGAGTTCTTATGCTTCTTATTGTCGATGTGTTCCGACAGCGTACTGGAGCAATGAGAAACAAAAAGGTTCTGGAAACAAAAAGAACGGAAATAAATATCTCTCCTGGGCCTATTCGGAAGCGGCTAATTTCTCAATCCGGTATTGTAAAGAGGTCAAGGCTTATTATCAGCGTAAATGTGCCAAAACCTGTCAGCCGGTTGCTTATCGGGCGGTGGCCAACAAATTAGCCAAAGCCTGTTATTACCTGATGAAGAACAAAGTTTCATTTGACGTTCAAAGAGCGTTTTCTTCTTAA
- a CDS encoding NADP-dependent isocitrate dehydrogenase, giving the protein MSKLAKIFYTKTDEAPMLATYSFLPMVNAFAAAAGVALELKDISLAGRILSSFPELLTENQRQPDDLAELGELAKTPQANMIKLPNVSASLPQLKAAIKELQSQGYKLPEYPEDPKNDQEKSIKTRYDKIKGSAVNPVLREGNSDRRAPLSVKNYARKHPHKMGPWSRDSKSHVVYMTRGDFRSNEKSTTLSAATDARIEFVGQDGGITVLKPKLPLQAGEIIDATFMSRRVLREFIEAQIDDAKKQGVLFSVHLKATMMKVSDPKIFGHVVSVYFKEVFEKYKEVFQKLGVDPDNGLGDLYVKIKSLPEDQRTAIEKDIQAVYQKRPPLAMVNSDKGITNLHVPSDIIIDASLPPVIRDSGKMWGPDGKAYDTKAVIPDSSYATVYQEVIEFCKTNGAFDPKTMGSVPNVGLMAQAAEEYGSHDKTFKSQGAGKIRVVSASGQTLLEHLVEEGDIWRMCQTKDAPVQDWIKLAVNRARATGSPAIFWLDKNRAHDEEIIKKVNQYLPGHDTKGLDIRIMTPAEATKVSLQRLKEGKDTISVTGNVLRDYLTDLFPILEIGTSAKMLSIVPLLNGGGLFETGAGGSAPKHVQQFQEEGYLRWDSLGEFLALAASLEHLSKFSNNPTAKVLADTLDRANAKFLESDKSPSRKVGEIDNRGSHFYLTLYWAQALAQQTDDKALQTRFSKIAKQLEENEAKISAELIGAQGKPVDLGGYYHPDEKKTIKAMRPSPTLKGHPLERGSREKKSFLAGFLI; this is encoded by the coding sequence ATGTCAAAACTCGCTAAAATTTTTTATACCAAGACGGATGAAGCCCCCATGTTGGCAACCTACTCTTTTCTGCCGATGGTCAACGCGTTTGCAGCTGCCGCAGGTGTGGCACTGGAATTGAAAGATATTTCTCTTGCCGGGAGAATCCTCTCGTCTTTTCCTGAATTGCTGACCGAGAATCAAAGACAGCCGGATGATCTTGCCGAATTGGGTGAACTTGCGAAGACCCCCCAGGCGAATATGATTAAACTTCCCAATGTGAGCGCCTCCCTGCCTCAGTTGAAGGCGGCCATTAAGGAGCTTCAGAGTCAGGGTTACAAGCTGCCCGAATATCCGGAAGATCCCAAAAACGACCAGGAGAAATCGATTAAGACCCGTTACGACAAAATTAAGGGGAGCGCTGTCAACCCGGTACTAAGGGAAGGGAACTCGGACCGTCGCGCGCCGCTTTCGGTCAAAAATTACGCGAGAAAGCATCCACACAAGATGGGGCCCTGGAGCCGTGACTCGAAGTCTCACGTCGTTTATATGACAAGGGGAGACTTCAGATCTAACGAGAAATCAACAACGCTTTCAGCGGCAACCGACGCACGAATTGAATTTGTCGGTCAGGACGGGGGGATTACCGTCCTGAAACCAAAGCTTCCCCTTCAGGCAGGAGAGATCATCGACGCGACGTTTATGAGCCGCCGCGTGTTGCGTGAGTTCATCGAGGCGCAGATTGACGATGCAAAAAAGCAAGGGGTTCTTTTTTCCGTCCATCTCAAGGCGACCATGATGAAAGTCTCCGATCCGAAAATCTTCGGTCACGTCGTTTCGGTCTATTTCAAAGAGGTTTTTGAGAAATACAAAGAGGTATTCCAGAAATTGGGGGTCGATCCCGATAACGGGCTGGGAGATCTTTATGTCAAAATAAAATCACTGCCTGAAGATCAACGCACTGCTATTGAAAAAGACATTCAGGCCGTCTATCAGAAACGTCCTCCTCTAGCCATGGTTAATTCCGATAAGGGGATAACCAATTTGCATGTTCCGAGCGATATCATCATCGATGCCTCCCTGCCGCCCGTTATTCGCGATTCCGGAAAAATGTGGGGTCCCGATGGCAAGGCGTACGATACCAAAGCCGTGATTCCCGACAGCAGCTATGCCACGGTCTATCAGGAAGTCATTGAGTTCTGTAAAACCAATGGTGCTTTCGACCCGAAAACGATGGGGAGTGTTCCGAACGTCGGATTGATGGCGCAAGCGGCCGAAGAATATGGATCTCATGACAAAACTTTCAAATCCCAGGGTGCAGGTAAAATTCGGGTGGTTTCCGCGTCAGGACAGACATTGCTGGAACATTTGGTGGAGGAAGGGGACATCTGGCGCATGTGTCAGACCAAGGATGCACCGGTCCAGGATTGGATCAAACTGGCGGTGAACCGGGCGCGAGCCACAGGATCTCCCGCAATATTCTGGCTGGATAAAAATAGGGCGCATGATGAGGAAATCATCAAAAAGGTCAACCAATATCTCCCAGGCCACGATACCAAAGGGCTTGATATTCGAATCATGACTCCTGCGGAAGCGACAAAGGTTTCACTACAGCGTTTAAAAGAAGGGAAAGATACTATTTCAGTCACGGGAAACGTACTGAGGGATTATCTGACAGATCTCTTTCCGATACTTGAAATCGGGACCAGTGCAAAGATGCTTTCGATAGTTCCCTTGTTAAATGGGGGGGGGCTCTTTGAAACCGGAGCCGGTGGTTCCGCGCCAAAACATGTCCAGCAATTCCAGGAAGAAGGCTACCTCCGTTGGGATTCGCTCGGCGAATTTCTTGCTTTGGCCGCATCTCTGGAGCATCTCAGCAAATTTTCCAACAATCCGACCGCAAAAGTTTTGGCAGATACCCTGGACCGGGCCAATGCCAAGTTTTTGGAGAGCGACAAATCGCCTTCGCGCAAAGTGGGAGAAATTGACAATCGAGGGAGTCATTTTTATCTCACGTTGTATTGGGCGCAGGCATTGGCTCAGCAGACGGATGACAAGGCCCTCCAGACCCGGTTTTCAAAAATCGCAAAACAACTTGAAGAAAATGAGGCTAAAATTTCGGCTGAACTGATCGGCGCTCAAGGAAAGCCGGTTGATCTGGGCGGTTATTATCATCCCGATGAGAAAAAGACAATTAAAGCAATGCGTCCGAGTCCGACCTTAAAGGGTCACCCATTAGAGCGGGGATCAAGAGAAAAAAAGTCCTTCCTCGCAGGTTTTTTGATTTAA